The sequence below is a genomic window from Candidatus Thiodiazotropha endoloripes.
AAGGTCATGGGCACTACAGTGGTCACATGGATATAACCATGTTCGGGATCGTAGACCCGCACCGATACCAGATAACCTGACGATCCATTGCCAGAGACGCTGACTTCAGTCACCCGATAGGTCCGGTTATCGTAGCCCTGGTAGTCGGAGTAGTATTCGCAGCTAACATCCGAACCGTCCTGGTTGGCGGCGGTACAGCTCATCTGCATGTTGAAGGTGTCACTGTAACTGCCTCCCGGGTGGTTGATGGAGACACTGAAGTGTATGTAGTTGAGGGTCAGTCGATAGCCGATACCGACTTTGGTGTAAGTCCCTTCCACCGTGCCGTGAAACACGGTTGAGTAGCTACCGTCATCGTAAGTGGTATCGCGGCTGCATTGGGTGAAAACAATACGCCAATCCCCTTCCAAGCTGAAGTCCGGGAAATCGACCACAACCGAGCCGCTGTTGCAGACTGAGCTGGAGAGATCTTCGATTCTCGCCGCCGGTTCACCCCGACCCGCCAGCAGAGGTCCGCGGCTCAGCAGATTCCCCACCAACCGGGCCATGGCTTGATTGATCTGGTCCTGGCTGACCGGTGAATCCGGGCGCTGGCTCACCACCGGAACACTGTCGGTGCTGATCGCCTGTTTCGATCCGGACGCGGCGGCTGTCGCCAGCTGATTGATATTTTCACTGGTCATCGAAGCCTGTTTGGTCTCACCGCTGTAGTTCAGGGAGGAGCTGGTGGTATCTCCGCCGTTGCTATCGGTGTTAGCGTCATTCCCACCACAGGCCAGCAGGGTAAATGTGAGCACAAACAAAGGGATCCATCTATTGGCCACGAAGTTCATGATTCTTGCTCCCTAAAGTTCCTGCATCCACAAACATAATAGCCGTAGAAGCGTGGAGAGTGCAGATTATTACTGCAGTAATATGCGCTCGGAGATATAAATTTTGACAGCGGTCAAACAGCTGAGTGCCGGAGATCAATCACACTGTTATGACACCACATCGCCAGACGACCCGTTATCTGCAACCAGCCCGGCAATCAATTTCAACAGATTACTGTAGTGACTACCCTGCCAGTAGATTTTCCGGCAGTCCCGGCAGCGCCAGAATTGATCATGTTGGCGAATAACCTGATCGGGCAGCGGCTCTTCGATGTGCTCCTTGCGGATGGCAACGATGGCGCCGTTACAGACCATGCAGCGGCTGAAAGGCCGGATCTGACCCGTAAGATCCAAACGCTCCACCACTTCGGCCAGCTGCAGCCAGGGCTCGATGGCATGCACATAGCAACCATGGGTGATCGTTCGGCGCATCAGCAGCGCCCGGTCCCGGGTCAGCAGGATCCGTCTCTCCGAAACTGAAATCTCCACCAGCCTCTGATCGCCGATATCATTGAAGAACAGGGTATCGAAACCCAACAGCCTCAGATAGCGGGCCAGTCTCCCCAGGTGGGCATCGGTGACGAACCTGGTCGTTCGTAACGGCCGCTCCCTCAGGCGCAGCAATGGGGTGACATCCAGGGACTCGAACTGGGGATAGACACTGATCCTCTCCCCGCCCTGAAGTTGTGGGCCAAGGTCCACCGAGATCCCGTTCACCAACACCACCTCAATCTCCGTATGGGGCACCCCCATCGATTCGATCAGATGCTTCAGACTCTCCCCGGGCTGGATCTCCCGCTCGATATCACGCTTGCGCAGAGGGCTGGGTAAAAAGTCGTTCAGCTCCTCATAGAATCGCAGCGTGACGGTCGGCACTAGAAGTCGAACTCGGCCCACACCGGACAGTGGTCGGAGGGTTTCTCCATGCCACGGATGTCGTAGGCGATACCCACGTCGGTACAACACGCCATCAGCGGTTGGGTCACCAGCATCAGGTCGATACGCAAGCCGCGCTTTGGCTCCCGGTCGAATCCCCGACTGCGGTAATCGAACCAGCTGAAGCGGTCATCCACCTCCGGTTTGAGTTGGCGATAGCTGTCCACCAGTCCCCAGTCGAGAAGTGCCTGTAACCATTCACGCTCTTCCGGCAGAAAGCTGCACTTGCCGGTCTTCAGCCAGCGTTTGGC
It includes:
- a CDS encoding Mut7-C RNAse domain-containing protein; this translates as MPTVTLRFYEELNDFLPSPLRKRDIEREIQPGESLKHLIESMGVPHTEIEVVLVNGISVDLGPQLQGGERISVYPQFESLDVTPLLRLRERPLRTTRFVTDAHLGRLARYLRLLGFDTLFFNDIGDQRLVEISVSERRILLTRDRALLMRRTITHGCYVHAIEPWLQLAEVVERLDLTGQIRPFSRCMVCNGAIVAIRKEHIEEPLPDQVIRQHDQFWRCRDCRKIYWQGSHYSNLLKLIAGLVADNGSSGDVVS